One genomic region from Pseudomonas sp. R5-89-07 encodes:
- a CDS encoding enoyl-CoA hydratase has product MTDAILLQREGGLLTLQLNRPDKKNALTRLMYTQLAQALEQADADAGINAVLIQGSSDCFTAGNDIGDFLEQPPSDLDSPPFHFMQSLLNCRKPVIAGVAGPAVGIGTTLLLHCDLVYVSRDARLRMPFVNLGLCPEFGSSLILPRLLGHAKAAELLLLGEGFTGEQAAAWGIATEALGSGEAALAKAREIAGRFETLAPGAVQVTKQLMKSVDREQLRQVIEEEGALFVQRLRSPEAIAALSGFIARR; this is encoded by the coding sequence ATGACCGACGCCATCCTGCTGCAACGCGAGGGCGGGTTGCTGACCCTGCAGCTCAATCGCCCTGACAAGAAAAACGCCCTGACCCGCCTCATGTACACCCAACTGGCCCAGGCGCTGGAACAGGCCGATGCGGACGCGGGCATCAATGCCGTGCTGATCCAGGGCAGCAGCGACTGTTTTACGGCCGGCAACGACATCGGCGACTTCCTCGAACAGCCGCCCAGTGACCTCGACAGCCCGCCGTTTCACTTTATGCAGAGCCTGCTCAACTGCCGTAAGCCGGTGATCGCCGGTGTTGCCGGGCCGGCGGTGGGTATCGGCACCACACTGTTGCTGCATTGCGACCTGGTGTATGTCAGCCGTGATGCGCGGTTGCGCATGCCGTTCGTCAACCTTGGGTTGTGCCCTGAGTTTGGTTCGAGCCTGATCCTGCCGCGTTTGCTGGGGCATGCGAAGGCCGCTGAACTGCTGCTGTTGGGTGAGGGGTTTACCGGTGAACAGGCCGCAGCCTGGGGAATTGCCACCGAGGCGCTGGGCAGTGGCGAAGCCGCCTTGGCCAAGGCGCGGGAAATCGCCGGACGCTTTGAGACGCTGGCACCGGGAGCGGTGCAAGTGACCAAGCAGTTGATGAAAAGCGTGGACCGTGAGCAGTTGCGTCAGGTGATCGAGGAGGAGGGGGCGTTGTTTGTGCAGCGGTTGAGGTCGCCGGAGGCGATTGCAGCGTTGTCGGGGTTTATCGCTCGGCGCTGA
- a CDS encoding iron-sulfur-binding ferredoxin reductase, with product MPELYVGDRHWSVATGSNLLDALNQAGVAVPFSCRAGSCHACLVRCQGEVLDQQPDALNPAQRHDGWRLACQCQVVDDLRVEAFDPVRDGMAAEVVSADWLTASVLRLRLLPERGLRYRAGQHLVLWAGQVARPYSLASLPQEDQFLEFHLDCRLPGAFSNAARQLKAGDRLRLGELRGGALQYDPDWQLRPMWLLASGTGLGPLWGVLREALRQDHQGAIRVIHLAHDAEGHYLAEPLAALAASHPNVTVELWTAAQLDQALAQLRLVSRQTQALLCGHPVSVEAFAKRLFLAGLPRNQLLADVFLPRG from the coding sequence ATGCCTGAACTCTACGTCGGCGACCGCCATTGGTCGGTAGCCACCGGCAGCAACCTGCTGGATGCCTTGAACCAGGCGGGTGTGGCCGTGCCCTTCAGTTGCCGCGCCGGAAGTTGCCATGCCTGCCTGGTACGCTGCCAGGGTGAGGTTTTGGACCAACAGCCTGACGCGTTGAATCCGGCGCAACGCCACGACGGCTGGCGCCTGGCGTGCCAGTGCCAGGTTGTCGACGATCTGCGGGTCGAAGCCTTCGACCCTGTGCGTGACGGCATGGCTGCCGAGGTCGTGAGTGCCGATTGGCTGACGGCATCGGTGCTGCGTCTGCGCCTGCTGCCCGAGCGCGGCCTGCGGTACAGGGCGGGGCAGCACCTGGTGTTGTGGGCGGGGCAGGTGGCGCGGCCGTATTCCCTGGCAAGTTTGCCCCAGGAAGATCAGTTCCTGGAGTTTCATCTGGATTGCCGCCTGCCCGGCGCATTCAGCAATGCGGCTCGACAATTGAAAGCCGGTGATCGTCTGCGCCTGGGCGAATTGCGCGGCGGGGCGCTGCAATACGATCCGGACTGGCAATTGCGGCCGATGTGGCTGCTCGCCTCCGGCACTGGCCTGGGGCCATTATGGGGCGTGTTGCGCGAGGCGCTGCGCCAGGATCACCAAGGCGCCATTCGCGTGATTCACCTGGCCCATGATGCCGAGGGGCATTACCTGGCCGAGCCCTTGGCGGCGTTGGCCGCGAGCCATCCGAACGTGACCGTGGAGTTGTGGACGGCGGCGCAGCTGGACCAGGCATTGGCGCAACTGCGGCTTGTTTCCCGGCAAACCCAGGCCTTACTCTGCGGGCACCCCGTCAGCGTCGAGGCGTTCGCCAAGCGCTTGTTCCTGGCGGGACTGCCGCGCAATCAACTGCTGGCCGATGTGTTCCTGCCCCGTGGTTGA